Genomic segment of Oscillospiraceae bacterium:
CCGCACAGAGCGGCAACGAGCCGGTTTTGCTGAGTGTGCTGACGCCGCCTGTGACTTCGAACAGCGGAGATAAGATCATTTCCCCGCCGTGAAAAAATGTCGCGAGTACCGAGACTGCCGCGCAGGAAAGGGCAATGGCCGCACAGGCCACCAGTGAGGCGTTTGCGGCATTGGAAATCGAATCGCAAAAAGCGACAGTCAAGGGGCTGTAGAGCCGTTGTTTGCGCTTTGCCAAATTCACCTTGCCTTTAATACGGCAGAAAATAGATACCAGGAGGGAGGCCGACCAACCTGCAGCCAGCAGTAAAAAACCCGCTTTGACGCTTCCCAATAAGGTGCCGCCGACTGCACCGACGACAAAAACAGGGCCGGGATTAATACAGAAAAATAACAGCCGACCGGCCTCTTCTTCGCTCAGTGCACCTCGTTCGACCTGCTTCTTTGCTGCGATTGCCCCCGACGGATATCCTCCCAAAAAGCCGGACACCAGAACGATCGATGCACCGTCGCCAACCCACAAAAAACGGCAAAGCGGCGATAAAATGCAGCGGAAAACCGCTTCAACCCGGGTTTCGGCAATGAAAAAGACAAGGAAGTACATCGGCAGCATCGCCGGGATAAACAGCCCCGCAGCCAACATAAGCCCTTGCGTGATTCCCGAAGCTGCTTGCTTGGGGAAAACGGCCAACACAGCAACGCAGGCAACGCAGAACAGGAATAATATAATTGTTTTGCTTTGATATTTCATCCAATCACCGCTGCAAGTATACTGGGCAAGAGATGCAAAGTTGACAACCTTTTTCCGTTGACACCTAAATTCGTTTATGTTAAAATGACGACAGAACCTTGGAAGGGATGAGTCGATGGGATTTAAAGGACAAATCGCCGCTCTTTTCGGCCTGGAAAAAGGCGTGCATCCGCCGCACTATAAGAATACGGCAAAGTGCGCCACCGTCGAGATGCCCGCGCCTGAGAGAGTGGTTGTGTCCATGCTTCAACATGTCGGAGCGCCCTGTGTTCCGACGGTGGCTAAGGGCGACAGTGTCGCCATCGGACAGGTGATCGGCGACAGCACCGCGTATGTAAGCGCACCGATCCATTCGGGTGTGAGCGGAAAAGTGCTCGGGATCGGCGAAATTATACTCCCCAACGGAACCAGAACGGCTACCGTCGAGATCGAAAACGACGGGGAAGGCCGTATTTTTGAGGGTGTTAAGCCCCCGCATATCCACAGCAAAGAGGATTTAGTGACGGCGGTGCGCGCTTCGGGTCTGGTGGGTTTGGGCGGCGCGGGTTTTCCGACCCACGTCAAGTTTGCATTATATAAAGAGGACTGCATTGACACGCTGGTGATCAACGGCGCCGAGTGCGAGCCCTACATTACCGCCGACAACCGCGAATGCTTGGAGAACACCTGGGATATCATGAACGGTATTATGATTATGGCGGAACATTTTAACGCCAAACAAACCGTGATCGCTGTTGAAAACAACAAACCCATGGCCATTGCCGAACTGACAAAGGTTGCAAAAACCTGCAGCACCGAAGGCCACCGGATCTGCGTCAAGTCCATTCCTGCCCAATATCCGCAGGGTGCGGAAAAAATGATTATATACAGCACCACCGGACGCAAGGTTCCCCCGGGAAAACTGCCGTCCGACGTCGGCTGCGTCGTAATGAATATCACCTCGACGGCGTTTGTGAGCCGTTATCTCAAAGACGGCATGCCGCTCGTCGCCCGCCGTATGACCGTGGACGGGAACGGCGTTAAGAATCCCGGCAATCTGCGGGTGACCATCGGAACGCCCATTAAGGATATCGTGGCGTTTTGCGGCGGTTATACATCGGATGCGAACCGCATTATGATGGGCGGCCCGATGATGGGTTTGACGGTTTATACCGATGAACAGCCGGTGCTGAAACAAAATAATGCGATTCTGGTTTTTGCCGGAGCCGGCGGAGAAAAAGAACCCGAACAACCCTGTATCCGCTGCGGCCGCTGTGTCGGCGCCTGTCCGATGCACCTCGCGCCGTTTGAATTGTATAAGGCGTATCTGCGCGGCGATGCTGCTGATTTGACGAAAAAAGGCGTGATGAACTGCGTCGAGTGCGGATGCTGTTCCTACATCTGCCCGGCCAAGCGGCAGCTGACTCAAATGATGCGGCTCGGCAAGGCCTATGTGAAAAAGCAGGGGGGAAAAAGATGATGGAAAAACGCTTTATCGTCACCTCCTCGCCGCACCTTTCCTCAACTTCCACCACGCGGCATATCATGCTCGACGTGATCATTGCACTGCTTCCTGCGGGAATCGCCGCCTGCGTGATGTTCGGCTGGTACAGTGCGGTGCTGATTGCGGTGACGGTGGTCTCGGCGGTTTTATTTGAGTATTTATTCCGGATTATTACCAAACGTGAAAATTCAATCGGCGATCTCTCGGCGGTTGTGACAGGGCTTTTGCTGGCCTATAACCTGCCGCCCAAATTTCCGATTTGGATGGCCGTGATCGGCTCTTTTATTGCGATTGTAATTGTCAAACAATTCTTCGGCGGAATCGGGCAGAATTTCGCCAATCCCGCCATTACGGCGCGCATCGTGCTGATGACTTCATTCCCGACCGCGATGACAGCATGGCTGACGGCCTATGACGGAGTCTCCTCGGCGACGCCGCTTGCCATGATGAAAGCCGGAACGGTTTTGACGCCGGACGGTCCGACGATTCTCGGCGCCTTGATCGGGAACGTCGATACAATCGGCTGCATTGGTGAGGTCAGCCGGCTGTTATTGATTGCGGGAGGTATCTATCTGATGATCCGCAAGGTCATCGTACCGATCATTCCGCTGTGCTACATCGGCACGGTCGGACTTCTCACCTGGATAGCCGGTGCGGATCCGGTGATGCAGATGCTCTCCGGCGGCCTGATTCTGGGTGCGTTCTTTATGGCCACCGATTATGCCACCAGCCCGACGAATGCGCTGGGGAGAGTGATCTTCGGTGTGGGCTGCGGTATTCTTACGGTGGTGATTCGGCTGTGGTCCAATCTCCCCGAGGGTGTATCCTATTCGATTTTATTTATGAACATCCTGACCCCGCTGATTGAACGGGCAACCTTCCCGCGTCCGTTCGGCGTTCCCCGCAAAGGGAAGGAGGTAGCGAAGTCATGATCAGACAGATTATCAGGCCGATATTGGTCTTATTGGCGTTATGTATTGTGATTTCGGGCGCGGTTTCGGTGACCTACTTTTTTACCGCGGACAAGATTGCAGCACAAGCTGAAGAAAAAATCAACGAAAATCTCACCCTTTTACTGCCCGGAACGGTTGACAAGACCGAGACCGAATGCGACGCGTTTGTCTATTATGACTGCGCGGATGCAGCCGGTGCGGCGCTCGGCAGAGCCTATCTGATCGACGCGAAGGGTTATGGCGGTCCGATCTCGCTGATGGTCGGCATCAAAGCCGACGGCACTGTTGCCGGTATTTCGATTCTGTCGTCGACGGAGACTCCGGGATTGGGTAAAAAGGCCGAAAACAGCGAATTTTACGGACAGTTTTCCGATAAAGACGTGGATGTGTTTACAGTCGTCAAGGGTGCAGCTGCTTCCGATGACCAGATCAGCGCCATCTCGGGCGCCACGATTTCATCAAAGGCAATCACAAACGCGGTCAACACGGTGCTGACCCATTTTAACGGAGGTGAGCAGTGATGTGGAAGACGCTGACCAACGGAATATTAAAAGAAAATCCGGTTCTGCGGCTGGTGTTGGGTACCTGTCCGACACTCGCGGTCACCACGATGGCCAGCAATGCCATCGGTATGGGGGCGGCGGCGACTTTTGTGCTGATCGGGTCAAATTTAGTGATATCTCTGTTGCGTAAAGTCATTCCCGATAAAATCCGAATCCCGGCCTACATCACGGTCATCGCGGGATTTGTGACGGTCGTTCAAATGATCATCAAAGCGTATGCCCCCGACCTCGACGCGCAGCTCGGTATTTTTTTGCCGTTGATTACGGTTAACTGCATCATTTTGGCCCGCGCCGAAATGTTCGCCAGCAAAAACACTGTATTGGCCTCGGTGCTGGACGCCGTCGGTATGGGCATCGGTTTTACCGCGGCGCTGCTCGCGATGGGCTGCATCCGTGAGCTGGTCGGCAACGGCACCCTCTTCGGCATGGCCGTCACACAAGGACATATCGAGCCGATGCTGATTATGATCCTGCCCCCGGGCGGTTTCTTCGTGTTCGGAATTTTGATCGCGCTGGCAAATAAGATCACCGGCAAACCGGTGGCAAACACCGGCTGCGCCGCCTGCGCCGCACGTGAATTCTGCGGACAAGCCGGAAAAGACGAGGCCTGCGCCTCCGAGAAGGAGGAAACGAAATGACGAAGATTCTCGCCATTATTGTCGCGGCGGTTTTGACCAACAACTTCGTTTTGTCGAAATTCCTCGGCATCTGCCCGTTTTTAGGCGTCTCGAAAAAACTCAACACCTCGGTCGGCATGAGCGCCGCCGTTACCTTTGTCATGGTGCTGGCCACCGCTGTCACCTGGCCGATTCAAACCTATTTGCTCGATCCCAACGGTTTAGGGTATATGCAGACTATTGTATTCATTCTGGTTATCGCCGTGTTGGTGCAGTTGGTTGAAATGGTATTGAAAAGGTACATTCCGCCGCTGTATTCTGCGCTGGGTATTTATCTGCCGCTGATTACCACAAACTGCGCGGTACTGGGCGTCACGATTTTGAATATTGATCAGGGCTATTCGTATATTGAAGCGCTGTTTAACGCCTTTGCAGCCGGCGTGGGATTTTTGCTGGCGATGGTGATGTTCACCGGCGTGCGTTCCAAAATCGCCGATTCCGATATCCCGAAATCGCTTCAGGGTTTGCCGATCACACTGGTTGCGGCCTCGATTACGGCACTGACTATGCTCGGATTTGCCGGGCTTGCCGAAGGGCTGTTCGGAGGGATGTGAGATGGGAATGGAAATCTGGCTTCCGATTTTGATTGTGGGCGCTTTAGCGCTGTTGGGCGGCATCATTCTCGCCGTGTCTTCGGTGTTTATGGCCGTACCGGTCAATGAAAATGAAAAGAAGATCCGCGAGGTTCTGCCCGGTGCAAACTGCGGCGGCTGCGGATATGCGGGTTGTGACGAATATGCCGCCGCAATTGCAAAAGGCAATGCGCCTGCGCATTTGTGCGGTCCGGGCGGTGCTTCGGTCGCCGAGAAGATCGGTAAGATCACCGGTCTGGGTGTTATCGAAGTGAACCCGAAAA
This window contains:
- the rsxC gene encoding electron transport complex subunit RsxC — encoded protein: MGFKGQIAALFGLEKGVHPPHYKNTAKCATVEMPAPERVVVSMLQHVGAPCVPTVAKGDSVAIGQVIGDSTAYVSAPIHSGVSGKVLGIGEIILPNGTRTATVEIENDGEGRIFEGVKPPHIHSKEDLVTAVRASGLVGLGGAGFPTHVKFALYKEDCIDTLVINGAECEPYITADNRECLENTWDIMNGIMIMAEHFNAKQTVIAVENNKPMAIAELTKVAKTCSTEGHRICVKSIPAQYPQGAEKMIIYSTTGRKVPPGKLPSDVGCVVMNITSTAFVSRYLKDGMPLVARRMTVDGNGVKNPGNLRVTIGTPIKDIVAFCGGYTSDANRIMMGGPMMGLTVYTDEQPVLKQNNAILVFAGAGGEKEPEQPCIRCGRCVGACPMHLAPFELYKAYLRGDAADLTKKGVMNCVECGCCSYICPAKRQLTQMMRLGKAYVKKQGGKR
- a CDS encoding RnfABCDGE type electron transport complex subunit D, with the translated sequence MEKRFIVTSSPHLSSTSTTRHIMLDVIIALLPAGIAACVMFGWYSAVLIAVTVVSAVLFEYLFRIITKRENSIGDLSAVVTGLLLAYNLPPKFPIWMAVIGSFIAIVIVKQFFGGIGQNFANPAITARIVLMTSFPTAMTAWLTAYDGVSSATPLAMMKAGTVLTPDGPTILGALIGNVDTIGCIGEVSRLLLIAGGIYLMIRKVIVPIIPLCYIGTVGLLTWIAGADPVMQMLSGGLILGAFFMATDYATSPTNALGRVIFGVGCGILTVVIRLWSNLPEGVSYSILFMNILTPLIERATFPRPFGVPRKGKEVAKS
- a CDS encoding FMN-binding protein, encoding MIRQIIRPILVLLALCIVISGAVSVTYFFTADKIAAQAEEKINENLTLLLPGTVDKTETECDAFVYYDCADAAGAALGRAYLIDAKGYGGPISLMVGIKADGTVAGISILSSTETPGLGKKAENSEFYGQFSDKDVDVFTVVKGAAASDDQISAISGATISSKAITNAVNTVLTHFNGGEQ
- a CDS encoding electron transport complex subunit E; this translates as MWKTLTNGILKENPVLRLVLGTCPTLAVTTMASNAIGMGAAATFVLIGSNLVISLLRKVIPDKIRIPAYITVIAGFVTVVQMIIKAYAPDLDAQLGIFLPLITVNCIILARAEMFASKNTVLASVLDAVGMGIGFTAALLAMGCIRELVGNGTLFGMAVTQGHIEPMLIMILPPGGFFVFGILIALANKITGKPVANTGCAACAAREFCGQAGKDEACASEKEETK
- a CDS encoding RnfABCDGE type electron transport complex subunit A, producing MTKILAIIVAAVLTNNFVLSKFLGICPFLGVSKKLNTSVGMSAAVTFVMVLATAVTWPIQTYLLDPNGLGYMQTIVFILVIAVLVQLVEMVLKRYIPPLYSALGIYLPLITTNCAVLGVTILNIDQGYSYIEALFNAFAAGVGFLLAMVMFTGVRSKIADSDIPKSLQGLPITLVAASITALTMLGFAGLAEGLFGGM